A genome region from Lucilia cuprina isolate Lc7/37 chromosome 3, ASM2204524v1, whole genome shotgun sequence includes the following:
- the LOC124419079 gene encoding rho GTPase-activating protein 21-B-like isoform X1, whose protein sequence is MLQNTSTSSTAGQQQMPQPKLVVIRRRPNQGFGFTLRHFIAYPPEDDPSWPQEASEPYQVKAMETIFIKEVHPNGPAYYANLQTGDRVLMVNNTPIAGIAYSNIVSMIKQTPSELKLLVVPKECDVLQMHYTSIAHTPQSNVTNVGNGNGASSASNNTNTNFPSISSSSTSSGALLPMSVAMVGKPFPVQHQQHQLISFPASQQASRSGSITSTNSLRPLTNSDYMDIATAQSYHHQQQQQHQQQQLSGNLLTHSDSGSYLRV, encoded by the exons ATGTTGCAGAATACGAGCACATCGTCAACGGCTGGTCAACAGCAAATGCCACAACCAAAACTTGTTGTTATACGACGTCGGCCAAATCAAGGTTTTGGTTTTACTCTACGTCATTTTATTGCTTATCCACCGGAAGATGATCCCTCTTGGCCACag GAAGCATCCGAACCGTACCAAGTGAAAGCTATGGAAACGATTTTCATAAAAGAAGTACATCCGAATGGACCCGCTTACTATGCCAACCTGCAGACAGGCGATCGCGTTCTAATGGTGAACAACACACCAATAGCTGGTATCGCCTACAGTAACATTGTGTCGATGATCAAGCAAACGCCTTCGGAATTGAAATTGTTGGTGGTGCCCAAGGAGTGTGATGTTTTGCAAATG CAttatacaagtattgctcataccCCACAATCAAATGTTACCAATGTAGGAAATGGTAATGGTGCCTCCTCTGCCTCTAATAACACAAACACTAATTTCCCTTCTATATCATCGTCATCGACGTCGTCTGGTGCTCTTTTACCCATGTCTGTGGCGATGGTGGGAAAACCTTTTCCTGTACAACACCAGCAACATCAATTGATCTCATTTCCTGCTTCTCAGCAGGCCAGTCGTTCCGGTAGTATTACTAGCACTAACAGTTTAAGACCTTTAACAAATTCGGATTATATGGATATAGCAACAGCCCAGAGttatcatcatcagcagcaacaacaacaccaacagcaacaactttcAGGCAATTTACTTACACATAGTGATAGTGGCAGTTATTTGCG CGTTTAA
- the LOC124419079 gene encoding rho GTPase-activating protein 21-B-like isoform X2, with amino-acid sequence MLQNTSTSSTAGQQQMPQPKLVVIRRRPNQGFGFTLRHFIAYPPEDDPSWPQEASEPYQVKAMETIFIKEVHPNGPAYYANLQTGDRVLMVNNTPIAGIAYSNIVSMIKQTPSELKLLVVPKECDVLQMHYTSIAHTPQSNVTNVGNGNGASSASNNTNTNFPSISSSSTSSGALLPMSVAMVGKPFPVQHQQHQLISFPASQQASRSGSITSTNSLRPLTNSDYMDIATAQSYHHQQQQQHQQQQLSGNLLTHSDSGSYLR; translated from the exons ATGTTGCAGAATACGAGCACATCGTCAACGGCTGGTCAACAGCAAATGCCACAACCAAAACTTGTTGTTATACGACGTCGGCCAAATCAAGGTTTTGGTTTTACTCTACGTCATTTTATTGCTTATCCACCGGAAGATGATCCCTCTTGGCCACag GAAGCATCCGAACCGTACCAAGTGAAAGCTATGGAAACGATTTTCATAAAAGAAGTACATCCGAATGGACCCGCTTACTATGCCAACCTGCAGACAGGCGATCGCGTTCTAATGGTGAACAACACACCAATAGCTGGTATCGCCTACAGTAACATTGTGTCGATGATCAAGCAAACGCCTTCGGAATTGAAATTGTTGGTGGTGCCCAAGGAGTGTGATGTTTTGCAAATG CAttatacaagtattgctcataccCCACAATCAAATGTTACCAATGTAGGAAATGGTAATGGTGCCTCCTCTGCCTCTAATAACACAAACACTAATTTCCCTTCTATATCATCGTCATCGACGTCGTCTGGTGCTCTTTTACCCATGTCTGTGGCGATGGTGGGAAAACCTTTTCCTGTACAACACCAGCAACATCAATTGATCTCATTTCCTGCTTCTCAGCAGGCCAGTCGTTCCGGTAGTATTACTAGCACTAACAGTTTAAGACCTTTAACAAATTCGGATTATATGGATATAGCAACAGCCCAGAGttatcatcatcagcagcaacaacaacaccaacagcaacaactttcAGGCAATTTACTTACACATAGTGATAGTGGCAGTTATTTGCGGTAA